The Streptomyces sp. HSG2 genome has a segment encoding these proteins:
- a CDS encoding enoyl-CoA hydratase/isomerase family protein — translation MASPARQTGQESPALDRDGVRLAVDGALATVTLTNPAKRNAQSPALWRALAEAGRVLPGSVRVVVLRAEGQSFSAGLDRQAFTPQGFDGEPSFLELARASEAEVDEVIAGYQEAFTWWRRGDLVTVAAVQGHAIGAGFQLALACDLRVVAEDAQFAMRETGLGLVPDLTGTHPLVRLVGYARALEICLTGRYVRAEEAVSTGLANMAVPAGELDGAVRDLTSALLAAPRDAVIETKALLQGASERDHEAQRAAERAAQARRLRDLAGVGD, via the coding sequence ATGGCATCGCCCGCACGGCAAACCGGTCAGGAAAGCCCGGCCCTCGACAGGGACGGTGTGCGACTCGCCGTCGACGGCGCGCTCGCCACGGTGACCCTGACCAACCCGGCCAAGCGCAACGCGCAGAGCCCCGCTCTGTGGCGGGCGCTCGCCGAAGCCGGCCGCGTCCTGCCCGGCTCCGTCCGGGTCGTCGTCCTGCGCGCGGAGGGACAGTCCTTCTCCGCCGGGCTCGACCGACAGGCCTTCACTCCGCAGGGATTCGACGGGGAGCCCTCCTTCCTCGAACTGGCGCGCGCCAGCGAGGCCGAGGTCGACGAGGTCATCGCCGGATACCAGGAGGCCTTCACCTGGTGGCGGCGCGGGGACCTGGTCACCGTCGCGGCGGTCCAGGGACACGCGATCGGGGCCGGGTTCCAACTCGCCCTCGCCTGCGATCTGCGCGTCGTCGCCGAAGACGCCCAGTTCGCCATGCGGGAGACGGGCCTCGGCCTGGTCCCGGACCTGACGGGCACCCATCCGCTGGTCCGGCTCGTCGGCTACGCGCGGGCGTTGGAGATCTGCCTGACCGGACGGTACGTCCGTGCCGAGGAGGCCGTGAGCACCGGCCTCGCCAACATGGCCGTTCCCGCCGGGGAACTGGACGGCGCGGTCCGCGACCTCACGTCCGCCCTCCTGGCCGCCCCCCGCGACGCCGTGATCGAGACCAAGGCGCTCCTGCAGGGAGCTTCGGAACGCGATCACGAGGCACAACGCGCCGCCGAGCGTGCCGCCCAGGCGCGACGTCTGCGCGATCTGGCCGGGGTCGGCGATTGA
- a CDS encoding helix-turn-helix domain-containing protein gives MAETLKKGSRVTGAARERLAADLKKKYDAGASIRALAEETGRSYGFVHRMLSESGVTLRGRGGATRGKKASTA, from the coding sequence GTGGCCGAGACTCTGAAGAAGGGCAGCCGGGTGACCGGCGCCGCGCGCGAGAGGCTCGCGGCAGACCTGAAGAAGAAGTACGACGCGGGTGCGAGCATTCGGGCGCTGGCCGAGGAGACCGGCCGCTCGTACGGCTTCGTGCACCGCATGCTCAGTGAGTCGGGCGTCACGCTGCGTGGGCGTGGCGGGGCGACCCGGGGCAAGAAGGCCTCCACGGCCTGA